The window GGCGGCGCCGGCCACCATCGCCTTCACGAAGGCTTCGTGACCGGGAACGTCCACCACTCCGTAGCGCACTTCGGGCAAGGCCAGCTCCGCAAAGCCCAGTTCGATCGTGATGCCGCGCTCCTTTTCCTCCTTGAGCCGGTCGGTGTCGGTTCCGGTAAGCTCCCCTACCAGCGCGGTCTTACCGTGGTCGACGTGGCCTGCGGTTCCCAGAACGAGTCGTTTCACCGCCGCTTTCCCCCTACCGATCCCGGAGGGATCCGGGCCGACGTGCGACGGACTCCGGCGAGATCTCGTCGCTTGCGAGCACCTGGGCGAGGAACTCCAGAGATTCCAGTTGGCGTCCGGTGACGTGATGGCTGAGGAACGCGGACAGCACGGAGAGGTGGGCGCGAGCATGGTCGAGTTCGGGTGCCTGGCCGTCGTCCACCGCAAGTCCGAGGAGCCAACCGATATGCCGGCGAGCGACGGGTCCGAGCCTGGGAGAGTCGAGTTCCCTAGAGCACTCCTCGCACCTTATCCCACCCTCGTTGAGGTCGAGCCGACCCACGCCTTCCCCGGGGTCTCTCCCGCACGCCACGCACTCGTCGAGCCTGGGAGCGAAACCGAACGCCGCCACTAACTGCCAGAGTCCGGAGAGCGCGACCACCGCCGCTCGAGCCGCGTCGACGCCCTCGAGGGAGTCGAAGAGCTCCTCCACCAGATCGAAGAGCTCGGGATTCGCCTCCCGTTCGCTGTGGACCGATACGAGCTCGACGATCGCTGCGGCCCCGGCGAAGCTCACCAGATTCCGTCCCAACCCCTCGCGAACGCGGGTGGGCGTGAACTCGCGCAGAGTGTGGAGATCGCGGCCTTCCTTGAAGTAGAATACGAGATTTCCCGACCCGAAAACCGTCGCCGCGTCCCTGCCCTTCCCGGCCCGGGCCCGCGCTCCGTGAGCCATGACCGAGACGGGACCGAGATCGCGTGTGAAGTATTTGAGGACCTTCGAACTGTCTCCGTAGTCGTGGGACCGGAGCAGGATGGCCGGCGAGCTGACCAGGCTCACCTTACCGCCCCTTCAGTTCTCCTTTTCCTTGCGATGAAGGCCAGAACCAGTGCCGCTGCGACGAGCACCGCCGCCCATTCCGCCCGAAATCCTCCGGGTTCCCTAACCGAGATGAGCGCCAGGGAGGAGAGTCCGGGGCTCTCAGCCCGGTAGCGTCGATAAGTGCTGCCTTCCGTAACCTCGCTGCGACCGACGAACGGCAGCCCGTCAGCGCCCACTCCGGGCGAGGGTTCGCGAATCAGCAGCTCCACCCACCCCTCTCCCGCCCCCAAAGGAAAGACGGGAAGGTCTTCGCTCAGATGGTACTGCACGATCAAGAGTCGATCACCCGGAATCACCGGGCCGGATAGGTGGAGCACGTCGTCCTGCCGATACACCGCGCTCGCCTCCGCGCCGCGGTGACCTACCTCGAAACCCTCGGTTCCGGCTGGGAGGGGATGGCTCCACACCGGCCCGTCCTCCACCGAGACCCAGGTCCGCTCGCTCTTGTTGTGCAGCGATATCAGGTCGGTGACTCGCCAGCCCTCGGCCATCGGTTCGAGGAAGAGCGTGCGTCCCTCGATTTCCAGCGGGAGATAGGAGCTCCCGGGCGGAGCGTCGAACCTCCCGGGGGCGCCGCCGGTCTCGTCGTCGTCTGCCTGCGCGGGCTCGGCGAGCTGGAGCGTGTCGAACACCTGGACCTGATAGCTATCCGGGACGCTCTCGCCGGTGAAGGCTTCGCCGTAGTAGAGCACCCCGTGGTGAGTGACGGTCGCGAAGAAGACGTCATCCGCGTTCCGGGACAGGTCCAGCTCCAGGACGAATCCCCCGTCCACGCCGATAGACGCCGAATCCGTTTCGGCGCCACCCGACGGTGCGACCC is drawn from Gemmatimonadota bacterium and contains these coding sequences:
- the recO gene encoding DNA repair protein RecO; translation: MSLVSSPAILLRSHDYGDSSKVLKYFTRDLGPVSVMAHGARARAGKGRDAATVFGSGNLVFYFKEGRDLHTLREFTPTRVREGLGRNLVSFAGAAAIVELVSVHSEREANPELFDLVEELFDSLEGVDAARAAVVALSGLWQLVAAFGFAPRLDECVACGRDPGEGVGRLDLNEGGIRCEECSRELDSPRLGPVARRHIGWLLGLAVDDGQAPELDHARAHLSVLSAFLSHHVTGRQLESLEFLAQVLASDEISPESVARRPGSLRDR